In Fusarium oxysporum f. sp. lycopersici 4287 chromosome 4, whole genome shotgun sequence, a genomic segment contains:
- a CDS encoding lanosterol synthase, with the protein MVANSTGREGSALKSRKRAADSESEPLLKQGQPFPKQPRISSQLDTTRWRLKDDDSRHTWHYLENDDDAKEWPQSYAEKWYLNLPMDLPDLPTPDNPLAAAENGLDFFEKLQLPSGHWGCEYGGPMFLLPGIVMTWYVTRTPISSAKATAIYNYVSARAHPEDGGWGLHIEGESSVFGTLMNYVALRLVGVDPEDPVLVKARGTLHKMGGALYAPHWAKFWMAILGVMSWDIVNPVPPEFWLLPDWVPFAPWRWWIHIRMVFLPMGWLYSRRWSCEETDVIRSLKKEVFLADYAKINWSSHRNSIGVVDNYHPKSWLLNAANWVLANIWMPYMRPNFLKEKAEAWASKQVDMEDANTGYACLAPVNASMNTVLCYARDGPDDYGVKRHIERLEEYLWVKDEGMLANGTNGVQCWDTAFLIQAVFEAGFHKNEKYRPMLMKSLHYLERQQIREDCVDQEVCYRQPRKGGWPFSNRDQGYGVSDCISEALKAIILLQKVGGLPEVLEDRRLFDAVDTLLLYQNDNGGMSSYEKRRGGEWLEMLNAAEVFGRIMIEYDYPECTTACVTALSMFNKHWPDYRTDEVRTLIRTAAEWIKSNQGPDGSWYGSWGICFTYAGMFALESMKHIGQTYATGENSRRGCDFFISKQRADGGWSESYKACETMEYVEHPSGSLVVQTAWALIGLMEAEYPHVEPLRRGIQFIMDRQKPNGEWLQEAIEGVFNKSCMISYPNYKFTFTIKALGMFAKRFPEEKLVPSWAVAQNGTNGVKTNGVKTVEVKVNGVKPNGVKTNGVKGKVSKN; encoded by the exons GAAGGAGTGGCCACAGAGCTATGCTGAGAAATGGTACCTGAATTTGCCTATG GATCTCCCTGACCTTCCCACCCCCGATAACCCATTGGCAGCCGCGGAGAACGGTCTCGACTTTTTCGAAAAGCTTCAACTTCCCAGCGGGCATTGGGGTTGCGAATATGGCGGTCCTATGTTCCTCCTCCCCGGTATCGTCATGACCTGGTATGTCACCAGGACGCCAATTTCCTCCGCCAAAGCGACCGCGATCTATAACTACGTATCCGCACGAGCGCACCCAGAGGACGGTGGCTGGGGTCTACATATTGAAGGCGAGAGCAGCGTCTTCGGAACACTGATGAATTATGTGGCCCTTCGACTTGTCGGTGTCGACCCTGAGGACCCAGTTCTGGTTAAGGCTAGAGGAACTCTACACAAGATGGGAGGAGCATTGTATGCGCCACACTGGGCCAAGTTCTGGATGGCTATTTTGGGAGTCATGAGCTGGGATATCGTCAACCCTGTGCCACCGGAGTTTTGGCTGCTTCCTGATTGGGTTCCTTTTGCGCCATGGAGATGGTGGATTCACATTCGAATGGTGTTCCTGCCAATGGGCTGGCTATACTCGAGACGGTGGAGCTGCGAAGAGACCGATGTGATTCGATCACTGAAGAAAGAAGTATTCCTTGCGGATTACGCCAAGATAAACTGGTCAAGCCATCGCAACAGCATTGGCGTTGTGGACAATTATCACCCCAAATCATGGTTGCTCAATGCGGCCAACTGGGTGCTTGCCAATATCTGGATGCCCTATATGCGACCCAATTTTCTAAAAGAGAAAGCTGAAGCATGGGCCAGCAAGCAAGTCGATATGGAGGATGCCAATACGGGCTATGCCTGCTTAGCCCCCGTCAATGCTTCTATGAACACCGTTCTGTGCTATGCTCGCGATGGCCCTGATGACTATGGCGTCAAGAGGCATATCGAGCGACTTGAAGAGTATCTATGGGTCAAGGACGAGGGCATGTTGGCTAACGGCACCAATGGTGTACAATGCTGGGACACGGCATTCTTGATTCAGGCTGTTTTTGAGGCTGGCTTTCACAAGAACGAAAAGTACCGACCCATGCTCATGAAGTCACTACACTACTTGGAACGTCAGCAGATTCGAGAGGACTGTGTCGATCAGGAAGTGTGCTATCGTCAACCCCGAAAGGGTGGCTGGCCATTCAGCAACAGGGATCAGGGCTACGGTGTCAGTGATTGCATTTCGGAAGCACTCAAGGCTATTATCCTTCTACAGAAGGTGGGTGGCCTTcctgaggttcttgaagatcGACGTCTTTTCGACGCTGTCGACACTTTGCTCCTGTACCAGAACGACAATGGTGGCATGTCCTCATACGAGAAGCGACGAGGAGGCGAGTGGTTGGAGATGCTCAATGCCGCTGAGGTATTTGGTCGTATCATGATTGAATACGACTACCCTGAATGCACAACAGCTTGCGTGACAGCTCTATCCATGTTCAACAAGCACTGGCCAGACTATCGAACAGACGAGGTCAGGACACTTATCCGGACGGCCGCCGAATGGATCAAGTCCAACCAAGGACCTGATGGCAGCTGGTACGGAAGCTGGGGTATCTGCTTCACATACGCTGGTATGTTTGCGCTTGAAAGCATGAAACACATCGGCCAGACATACGCAACAGGCGAGAACTCTAGACGTGGTTGCgatttcttcatctccaagcaGAGAGCTGATGGCGGATGGTCAGAAAGCTACAAG GCCTGCGAAACGATGGAATACGTCGAACATCCTTCAGGCTCCCTCGTTGTCCAAACAGCCTGGGCTCTGATCGGACTGATGGAAGCTGAGTATCCTCATGTGGAACCCTTGAGACGAGGCATCCAGTTCATCATGGACCGTCAGAAGCCCAACGGAGAGTGGTTGCAGGAGGCCATCGAGGGTGTCTTCAACAAGTCATGCATGATCTCGTACCCCAATTATAAGTTCACTTTCACCATCAAGGCCCTGGGCATGTTTGCGAAAAGGTTTcctgaggagaagcttgtACCAAGCTGGGCTGTGGCGCAGAATGGAACGAACGGAGTGAAGACGAATGGTGTCAAGACAGTAGAGGTAAAGGTGAATGGCGTAAAGCCAAACGGTGTCAAGACCAACGGTGTCAAGGGCAAGGTATCTAAAAACTAG